From Salmo salar chromosome ssa04, Ssal_v3.1, whole genome shotgun sequence, one genomic window encodes:
- the LOC106603363 gene encoding myelin protein zero-like protein 2, translating into MYRTWLQFLALLGGFAVPGVLRVGGMEVFMSNEVEAVNGTEVRLKCTFKSKHPVSLSSVTVSWNFRPLGQGAEESVFYYQETAYPPTEGRFKGHAVWSGDILRQDASISLQDVPFTFNGTYTCQVRNLPDVHGINGEVTLRVVHKVSVSEIGILAVAIGAAIAIVLVVLCIFVVFKYHKLNRHANTDLKLQGWERELNARVLEECKLNATVLEETKLNATVLEESELNARVLEESELNATVLEESKLNATVLEECKLNATVLEESKLNATVLEECKLNATVLEESELNATVLEESKLNATVLEESKLNATVLEETKLNATVLEESELNATVLEESKLNAREKKEWKDPTVC; encoded by the exons ATGTATCGGACATGGCTACAGTTCCTCGCGCTTCTGGGTGGATTTGCAGTGCCAG GTGTGCTGCGAGTCGGTGGGATGGAGGTTTTTATGTCCAATGAGGTGGAGGCAGTGAACGGGACAGAAGTGAGACTGAAGTGCACCTTTAAGTCCAAACACCCTGtgtccctctcctctgtgactGTCTCCTGGAACTTCCGTCCCTTGGGCCAGGGAGCCGAGGAGTCG gtgtttTACTACCAGGAGACAGCATACCCCCCTACAGAGGGGCGGTTTAAGGGCCATGCGGTGTGGTCGGGGGACATCCTGAGACAGGACGCCTCCATCAGCCTCCAGGACGTTCCCTTCACCTTCAACGGTACCTACACCTGCCAGGTTCGCAACCTGCCCGATGTCCACGGCATCAACGGAGAGGTCACCCTCAGGGTCGTCCACAAAG TCTCCGTCTCTGAGATAGGCATACTGGCTGTAGCCATCGGGGCAGCCATCGCCATAGTCCTGGTGGTGCTCTGCATCTTTGTGGTGTTCAAGTACCACAAACTCAACCGCCACGCCAACACAGACCTGAAGCTgcaggggtgggagagagagttaaatgCCAGGGTCCTAGAGGAGTGCAAGCTAAATGCCACGGTCCTAGAGGAGACCAAGCTAAATGCCACGGTCCTAGAGGAGAGCGAGCTAAATGCCAGGGTCCTAGAAGAGAGCGAGCTAAATGCCACGGTCCTAGAAGAGAGCAAGCTAAATGCCACGGTCCTAGAGGAGTGCAAGCTAAATGCCACGGTCCTAGAGGAGAGCAAGCTAAATGCCACGGTCCTAGAGGAGTGCAAGCTAAATGCCACGGTCCTAGAGGAGAGCGAGCTAAATGCCACGGTCCTAGAGGAGAGCAAGCTAAATGCCACGGTCCTAGAGGAGAGCAAGCTAAATGCCACGGTCCTAGAGGAGACCAAGCTAAATGCCACGGTCCTAGAGGAGAGCGAGCTAAATGCCACGGTCCTAGAGGAGAGCAAGCTAAATGCCAGGGAGAAGAAGGAGTGGAAGGACCCTACAGTGTGTTGA
- the scn4bb gene encoding sodium channel, voltage-gated, type IV, beta b has protein sequence MEVQGSGAEQPRSRCLFSSLIITLLLSVWSAQGLEMSTGKVPFMEALNGSTVLLPCTYASCIGIKNLYFNWQYNDNGTMQKVCESVIPSDGMDPHPVSIYRERVEFIGTSDHNNISILLWNITFEDEGQYTCFGRNPKEKGKNHSAIFTLVVVDELRVVDNTLTIIIASAVGGAIALLMTFMLVKNFILFVLFKIEERKKIECLVQSSSADETNNVSGSKTSKPLTPKKK, from the exons ATGGAAGTCCAGGGGAGTGGGGCTGAGCAGCCCAGGTCCAGGTGTCTGTTCTCCAGCCTGATCATCACTCTGCTGCTCA gTGTGTGGTCTGCTCAGGGCCTGGAGATGTCCACAGGGAAGGTCCCATTCATGGAGGCGCTGAACGGCAGTACTGTGCTGCTACCCTGCACCTATGCCAGCTGTATCGGCATCAAAAACCTTTACTTCAACTGGCAGTACAATGACAATGGCACTATGCAGAAG GTTTGTGAGTCAGTGATTCCGTCAGACGGGATGGATCCTCATCCAGTGAGTATCTACCGAGAGCGGGTGGAGTTTATCGGCACCAGTGATCACAACAACATCTCCATCCTGCTATGGAACATCACCTTTGAGGACGAGGGCCAGTACACCTGCTTCGGACGCAACCCCAAAGAGAAGGGCAAGAACCACAGCGCTATCTTTACCCTTGTCGTGGTGGACGAGT TACGAGTGGTGGACAACACTCTCACCATCATAATTGCTTCTGCAGTGGGCGGAGCCATCGCCCTGCTGATGACTTTCATGCTGGTGAAGAACTTCATCCTTTTCGTTCTCTTCAAAATCGAGGAGAGGAA AAAGATCGAGTGCCTTGTACAATCTTCCTCAGCTGATGAAACAAACAATGTCTCAGGATCCAAAACTTCAAAACCACTGACACCAAAGAAGAAATAA